A segment of the Prochlorococcus marinus str. MIT 9215 genome:
TTGGGAAAAGATTATTTAATGGATCAAAATCATTCATTACATTCTTTCTAAAGTTTCAATTCCTAAAAGCTCTAAGCTTAATTTTAGTGTTTTTGCAGTTAGGTCACATAAATTAAGCCTAGAAATTTTTATATATTTTTCTTCTTTGAGGATTGGCACTTGATCATAGAATCTATTAAAAGTCTGACATAGCTCGAACAGATAATTGCATAATCTATTTGGCATTAAGTCTTTTTCAATAGAAATGATGACTTCATCGAACTTAAGTAATTTTCTGATAAGTTTCCACTCAGATTTATGTTCATAATTTATGTACTGCAAATCTTTAGAGTCATAAACGAAATCATTTTTTCTTTTAATTCCTAAAATTCTTACAAGGGTATATAACAAATAAGGAGCAGTATTACCATTAAGGGAAAGCATTTTATCAAAACTAAATTGATAATTGGTAATCCTATTTTGACTTAAATCTGCATACTTAACAGCTCCTAATCCAATAATTCTTGAAGTATTTGCTATAAACTCTTCGGTCTCATAACGATCTTCATCTTTTAATCTTTTCAATAAATCTTCTTTTGCTCTTCTAACTGCTTCATTTAATAAATCTTTTAGGCGTATTGTTTCACCTTCTCTTGTCTTAAGTTTTTTGCCATCAATTCCTTGAACTAACCCAAAAGGGACATGGTCTACTTGACGATTTTCTGGGATCCATTTTGCTTTTTTTGCAACTTGAAAAACTCCAGCAAAATGATTTGCTTGCCCATGATCAGTTACATAAATAATTCTTGAAGCATCATCGCCATTAGGAGGTTGATTGAATCTATATCTTATAGCAGCAAGATCTGTGGTGGCATAATTAAAACCCCCGTCTTTTTTTTGAATAATAAGCGGTAAAGGTTTGCCTTCTTTATTAGTCATCCCATCTAAAAATACACATTTTGCGCCTTGATCTTCTACTAATATTTTTTTTAAATTCAAATCATCAATAAGTGATTTTAAGAAGGGATTATAAAAAGATTCACCTCTTTCTTCTATTTTTATTTTTAAATTTTTATAGATTTCATCAAATTCTTTCCTTGATTGATCACATAATAATTTCCAAGCTTTAATCGATTTAATATCTCCACTTTGTAACTTAACTACTTCCTCTCTAGATCTTTTTTGGAATTCAGATTCATTATCAAATCTTTTTTTTGATTCTTTATAAAATTCAACTAAATCACTTATCTTGATCTTTCCTATTTCTTCTAGATCATTTGAATATAAATCTTTGAGCTGAGTAATAAGCATGCCAAATTGTGTCCCCCAATCACCAACATGATTGAGTCTTAATACTTCATAACCTCTTAACTCGAAAATTCTAGATATTGAGTCACCTATTATTGTTGATCTTAAATGCCCTACATGCATTTCTTTAGCGATATTTGGACTAGAAAAATCTACAATAACTTTATTAGACAAACCACTATCTAAATCTTTTTTAATTAGAGGTATGCCAGCCCTATTGCATTGAATATTTGCCTTAATTTCATTTATTAGAACTGCATCTTTTAATTTTATATTTATAAATCCAGGTCCAGCTATTTCTAGACTCTTACATAATTTTGATATGCTTTTATTTTTATTTAAAAGGTTAATAAAATCATTAGAAATATCTCTTGGGTTCTTTTTGTATATTTTAGATAAACTTAAACAAACATTACATTGATAATCACCAAATTCCTCTTTTGATGATTGTGTAATTAAATTTTTTCTAAGAATTTCGAATTCTCCTTTTTTATCATTTTTTTCAAGACTATCTAAAAGAGATTGTTCAAATTGTTTTGTTAATTCTTTAAAAATGATTAGCATTAATTATTCAATTATTTATCTATATGATTAATTAATATAACGCATACTCAAATCAATCCAATGACTTTTGGTGATTGAAGAACTTGTTGAAATCAAATCAATACCTTTTATTAGATATTTACTAATTTCTTGAGGGTTTATTCCAGAAACTTCTATTATCAAATTTTTATTGACTTCTTTTTTTAAGCTATTAATTGATAAATCTCTTAATTCTTGAACACTTTTTTTGATTGTTTCAGGACTAAGTTCATCTAATAAGACACTATCCGCTCCTGCTAATACTGCTTCTTTTGCCTGTTCGATATTCTCAGCTTCAATTATGATATGAGTTGTAAAAGGCGAATTTAGGCGAATTTTTTGTACTGCATTCTTAAGATTATCTGTCCATGCAATATGATTTTCTTTGATCATAGCAGCATCGTATAGTCCCATTCTATGATTCATCCCGCCTCCGCATTTGAATGCATATTTTTCAAATATTCTTAAGCCAGGAGTCGTTTTCCTAGTATCTGCTAATTTTATATTTGTGCCTTCTAATTTATCTGTAAGATTCTTTGTATATGTTGATATTCCACATAAATGCATTGCTATATTTAAGCTGATCCTTTCACTAGCGAGTAAACTTTTTGAAGGTCCATATATTTCTAAGAGTTTTTGATCTTTAACAAATTTATCTCCATCAGAGATATTAAATTTTGGACTGATTTTTAAATCAATTTTTCTAAAAATT
Coding sequences within it:
- the nadC gene encoding carboxylating nicotinate-nucleotide diphosphorylase, translating into MDLNTPIISKIIDNWIDEDIGRGDLTSPSITEENGNAYWIAKEEGIFCGVEIIKEIFRKIDLKISPKFNISDGDKFVKDQKLLEIYGPSKSLLASERISLNIAMHLCGISTYTKNLTDKLEGTNIKLADTRKTTPGLRIFEKYAFKCGGGMNHRMGLYDAAMIKENHIAWTDNLKNAVQKIRLNSPFTTHIIIEAENIEQAKEAVLAGADSVLLDELSPETIKKSVQELRDLSINSLKKEVNKNLIIEVSGINPQEISKYLIKGIDLISTSSSITKSHWIDLSMRYIN
- the argS gene encoding arginine--tRNA ligase — protein: MLIIFKELTKQFEQSLLDSLEKNDKKGEFEILRKNLITQSSKEEFGDYQCNVCLSLSKIYKKNPRDISNDFINLLNKNKSISKLCKSLEIAGPGFINIKLKDAVLINEIKANIQCNRAGIPLIKKDLDSGLSNKVIVDFSSPNIAKEMHVGHLRSTIIGDSISRIFELRGYEVLRLNHVGDWGTQFGMLITQLKDLYSNDLEEIGKIKISDLVEFYKESKKRFDNESEFQKRSREEVVKLQSGDIKSIKAWKLLCDQSRKEFDEIYKNLKIKIEERGESFYNPFLKSLIDDLNLKKILVEDQGAKCVFLDGMTNKEGKPLPLIIQKKDGGFNYATTDLAAIRYRFNQPPNGDDASRIIYVTDHGQANHFAGVFQVAKKAKWIPENRQVDHVPFGLVQGIDGKKLKTREGETIRLKDLLNEAVRRAKEDLLKRLKDEDRYETEEFIANTSRIIGLGAVKYADLSQNRITNYQFSFDKMLSLNGNTAPYLLYTLVRILGIKRKNDFVYDSKDLQYINYEHKSEWKLIRKLLKFDEVIISIEKDLMPNRLCNYLFELCQTFNRFYDQVPILKEEKYIKISRLNLCDLTAKTLKLSLELLGIETLERM